The following proteins come from a genomic window of Thermodesulforhabdus norvegica:
- a CDS encoding cold-shock protein has product MSEGRVKWFNEKKGYGFIETETQGDVFVHYTAIEGRGFRTLHDGDLVSFEIEQSSKGPQAVRVKKLNGIR; this is encoded by the coding sequence ATGTCTGAAGGAAGGGTTAAGTGGTTTAACGAGAAGAAAGGTTATGGTTTTATCGAGACCGAGACTCAGGGCGATGTTTTCGTACATTACACCGCCATCGAAGGTAGAGGTTTCAGGACGCTCCACGACGGAGATCTCGTAAGCTTTGAGATCGAGCAAAGTTCAAAGGGGCCTCAGGCCGTTCGGGTCAAAAAGCTGAACGGCATAAGATAA